Proteins encoded within one genomic window of Panicum virgatum strain AP13 chromosome 1N, P.virgatum_v5, whole genome shotgun sequence:
- the LOC120656362 gene encoding tRNA (guanine(37)-N1)-methyltransferase-like — protein MEKLDESKFEQRLELWALRIPRELASAVTRLLRSGYLLDKPRVKPVVEDPESDKNRLVVLSERIQKPDLSDMPQQMHDSLKQLCNVDVVPYTLTLGYSYWSADHILKQILPAGMEVPSSFETIGHVAHLNISDDLLAYKEVIAKVIFDKNYPRIQTVVNKVGTITNEFRVPKFEILAGKNDMVTEVKQYGATFRLDYGLVYWNSRLEHEHIRLVSLFKKGDVICDMFAGIGPFSIPAAQKGCVVYANDLNPDSVHYLRTNAKINKVEDYIFTYNMDARVFMQSLMSFPGSETRSDSQVADDESYPKGGIPANEYSSSNGNHNDVREDGQNSANDSSVASTTAKKRQQTSKEGELDCQDGDASQTKKRNNKRVRGSGPPPTKPWEHFDHVLMNLPASALQFLDCFDGLIQKKHWTGSLPWIHCYCFIRSTESEESILSEAQNRLNAKIAEPIFHRVRDVAPNKAMFCLSFKLPCSV, from the exons ATGGAGAAGCTGGACGAGAGCAAGTTCGAGCAGCGGCTGGAGCTGTGGGCTCTACGCATCCCCCGCGAGCTCGCTTCCGCCGTCacccgcctcctccgctccGG TTATCTACTGGACAAGCCACGGGTTAAGCCTGTAGTTGAGGACCCCGAGAGCGACAAGAACCGGCTCGTCGTGCTGTCAGAGAGGATTCAGAAGCCCG ATTTGTCTGACATGCCACAGCAGATGCATGATTCATTGAAGCAACTATGCAATGTTGATGTTGTACCTTATACATTGACTCTTGGATATTCGTACTGGAGTGCAG ATCACATTCTGAAGCAAATCCTGCCTGCTGGAATGGAGGTACCCTCTTCGTTTGAGACAATTG GTCATGTTGCTCATCTGAACATATCTGATGACTTGCTAGCATATAAAGAAGTCATAGCAAAGGTTATCTTTGAT AAGAACTATCCAAGGATACAGACGGTGGTGAATAAAGTTGGGACAATTACAAATGAATTTCGAGTCCCAAAGTTTGAGATCTTAGCAGGGAAAAATGATATGGTTACTGAAGTTAAACAATATGGCGCAACATTCAGGCTTGATTATGGTTTGGTCTACTGGAATTCAAGACTTGAACATGAGCACATCAGATTGGTTTCCCTTTTCAAGAAAGGAGACGTTATATGTGACATGTTTGCTGGTATAGGTCCATTTTCAATCCCAGCTGCTCAGAAAGGATGTGTTGTGTACGCAAATGACTTGAATCCAGACAGCGTTCATTATCTAAGAACAAATGCAAAGATTAACAAGGTGGAGGACTATATATTCACCTATAATATGGATGCTAGAGTGTTCATGCAAAGTTTGATGAGTTTTCCTGGTTCAGAAACTAGATCAGACTCTCAAGTTGCTGATGATGAATCCTATCCCAAAGGAGGGATCCCTGCTAATGAATATTCATCTTCAAATGGAAATCATAATG ATGTTCGAGAGGATGGTCAAAATAGTGCAAATGACTCCTCTGTGGCAAGCACTACTGCCAAAAAGCGACAACAAACTTCAAAAGAAG GTGAACTTGATTGTCAAGATGGAGATGCTagtcaaacaaaaaaaagaaataacaaGAGGGTAAGAGGATCAGGACCACCACCCACAAAGCCGTGGGAACACTTTGATCATGTACTAATGAATTTACCAGCTTCTGCTCTGCAGTTCCTCG ATTGTTTTGATGGTCTTATCCAAAAGAAACACTGGACAGGATCACTACCTTGGATACATTGTTATTGTTTCATCCGATCAACTGAATCTGAGGAATCAATACTATCT GAAGCACAGAATAGATTGAATGCTAAGATAGCAGAACCGATATTCCATAGGGTTCGTGATGTTGCACCAAACAAG GCTATGTTTTGTTTAAGCTTCAAGCTACCATGCAGTGTTTGA
- the LOC120656363 gene encoding B-box zinc finger protein 24-like: protein MKIQCGACEAAAATVVCCADEAALCARCDVEIHAANKLASKHQRLPLEALSARLPRCDVCQEKAAFIFCVEDRALFCRDCDEPIHVPGTLSGNHQRYLATGIRVGLASASACGDASDAHDSDHHHAPPKATVEPAVSAAAQQVPSPPPFLPQGWAVDDLLQFSDYESGDKLQKESPLGFKELEWFADIDLFHDQAPPKAGRALAEVPELFGSQAASDAAYYRPSKAGAGLRQSKKARIEVTDEDDYLIVPDLG, encoded by the exons atgaaGATCCAGTGCGGCGCgtgcgaggccgcggcggccacggTGGTGTGCTGCGCCGacgaggcggcgctgtgcgcgcGCTGCGACGTCGAGATCCACGCCGCCAACAAGCTCGCCAGCAAGCACCAGCGCCTCCCGCTCGAGGCGCTCTCCGCCAGGCTCCCCCGCTGCGACGTCTGCCAG GAGAAGGCGGCCTTCATCTTCTGCGTGGAGGACCGGGCGCTCTTCTGCCGGGACTGCGACGAGCCCATCCACGTCCCcggcacgctctccggcaacCACCAGCGCTACCTCGCCACCGGCATCCGCGTCGgcctcgcctccgcctccgcgtgcGGCGACGCCAGCGACGCCCACGACTCGGACCACCACCACGCCCCGCCCAAGGCCACCGTCGAGCCCGCCGTCTCCGCCGCGGCGCAGCAggtgccctcgccgccgccgttcctgcCTCAGGGCTGGGCCGTCGACGACCTCCTCCAGTTCTCCGACTACGAGTCCGGCGACAAG CTGCAGAAGGAGTCGCCGCTCGGGTTCAAGGAGCTCGAGTGGTTCGCCGACATCGACCTCTTCCACGACCAGGCGCCGCCCAAGGCCGGCAGGGCGCTGGCGGAGGTCCCGGAGCTTTTCGGATCCCAGGCGGCAAGCGACGCGGCGTACTACAGGCCGAGCAAAGCCGGCGCCGGCCTTCGCCAGAGCAAGAAGGCCCGGATCGaggtcaccgacgaggacgactACCTCATCGTCCCTGACCTTGGCTGA